In a genomic window of Phyllostomus discolor isolate MPI-MPIP mPhyDis1 chromosome 5, mPhyDis1.pri.v3, whole genome shotgun sequence:
- the TMEM200B gene encoding transmembrane protein 200B isoform X2 encodes MTAGSPGDRAEVRRSPEGRVSRLGRRLGRRRRPRSPPEPLRVRARLRLRSPSGAFAALGALVVLVGMGIAVAGYWPHRAGAPGPRAANASAPPVSELRREGRGAGRAHGPHERLRLLGPVVMGVGLFVFICANTLLYENRDLETKRLRQGALRAQALRPPDGPGWDFALLPSPGPRTPLAVGCAEPESWDLSPRRGTSPVPSVRSLRSEPANPRLGLPALLNSYPLKGPGLPPPWGPRTQAGHVIITVQPSGSCIEHSKSLDLGLGELLLGAPATRDCAHRSWPRLDHLSLEGYAKLGGGVDLGARV; translated from the coding sequence ATGACTGCCGGGAGCCCCGGAGACCGCGCGGAGGTGCGGAGGAGCCCCGAGGGCCGCGTCTCTCGCCTGGGCCGCCGCCTGGGCCGCCGCCGGCGCCCGCGCTCCCCGCCGGAGCCTCTGCGGGTGCGGGCGCGGCTGCGGCTGCGCTCGCCGTCGGGGGCGTTCGCAGCGCTGGGGGCGCTCGTGGTCCTGGTGGGCATGGGCATCGCGGTGGCCGGCTACTGGCCGCACCGCgcgggggccccggggccccgggctgCCAATGCCAGCGCGCCGCCGGTGAGCGAGCTGCGACGCGAGGGTCGCGGTGCCGGCCGGGCCCACGGCCCGCACGAGCGGCTGCGGCTCCTGGGGCCCGTGGTCATGGGCGTGGGCCTGTTCGTGTTCATCTGCGCCAACACGCTGCTCTACGAAAACCGTGACTTGGAGACCAAACGGCTTCGCCAGGGGGCACTGCGGGCCCAGGCGCTGCGGCCCCCCGACGGCCCTGGCTGGGACTTCGCTCTGCTCCCCAGCCCCGGCCCGAGGACGCCCCTGGCCGTGGGCTGTGCGGAGCCAGAAAGCTGGGACCTGTCGCCACGCCGGGGCACCTCGCCTGTCCCGTCAGTGCGGAGTCTGCGTTCAGAACCTGCTAACCCTCGCCTAGGGCTGCCTGCCCTGCTCAACAGTTACCCGCTGAAGGGCCCGGGGCTGCCTCCACCCTGGGGCCCGCGGACCCAGGCTGGCCATGTGATCATCACCGTGCAGCCCTCCGGCTCCTGCATCGAACACTCCAAGTCTCTGGATCTGGGCCTTGGGGAGCTCCTGCTTGGGGCCCCCGCTACTCGGGACTGTGCTCACCGCAGCTGGCCGCGGCTGGATCACCTCAGCCTGGAGGGCTATGCCAagctgggagggggagtggaCTTGGGGGCTCGGGTTTGA
- the TMEM200B gene encoding transmembrane protein 200B isoform X1, whose product MEGGGGGQEEAGVGDTPSFLRCERPDDGGMTAGSPGDRAEVRRSPEGRVSRLGRRLGRRRRPRSPPEPLRVRARLRLRSPSGAFAALGALVVLVGMGIAVAGYWPHRAGAPGPRAANASAPPVSELRREGRGAGRAHGPHERLRLLGPVVMGVGLFVFICANTLLYENRDLETKRLRQGALRAQALRPPDGPGWDFALLPSPGPRTPLAVGCAEPESWDLSPRRGTSPVPSVRSLRSEPANPRLGLPALLNSYPLKGPGLPPPWGPRTQAGHVIITVQPSGSCIEHSKSLDLGLGELLLGAPATRDCAHRSWPRLDHLSLEGYAKLGGGVDLGARV is encoded by the exons atggaaggaggagggggcgggcaggAAGAGGCTGGAGTCGGCGACACCCCCTCCTTTCTGCGCTGCG AGCGCCCAGACGACGGCGGGATGACTGCCGGGAGCCCCGGAGACCGCGCGGAGGTGCGGAGGAGCCCCGAGGGCCGCGTCTCTCGCCTGGGCCGCCGCCTGGGCCGCCGCCGGCGCCCGCGCTCCCCGCCGGAGCCTCTGCGGGTGCGGGCGCGGCTGCGGCTGCGCTCGCCGTCGGGGGCGTTCGCAGCGCTGGGGGCGCTCGTGGTCCTGGTGGGCATGGGCATCGCGGTGGCCGGCTACTGGCCGCACCGCgcgggggccccggggccccgggctgCCAATGCCAGCGCGCCGCCGGTGAGCGAGCTGCGACGCGAGGGTCGCGGTGCCGGCCGGGCCCACGGCCCGCACGAGCGGCTGCGGCTCCTGGGGCCCGTGGTCATGGGCGTGGGCCTGTTCGTGTTCATCTGCGCCAACACGCTGCTCTACGAAAACCGTGACTTGGAGACCAAACGGCTTCGCCAGGGGGCACTGCGGGCCCAGGCGCTGCGGCCCCCCGACGGCCCTGGCTGGGACTTCGCTCTGCTCCCCAGCCCCGGCCCGAGGACGCCCCTGGCCGTGGGCTGTGCGGAGCCAGAAAGCTGGGACCTGTCGCCACGCCGGGGCACCTCGCCTGTCCCGTCAGTGCGGAGTCTGCGTTCAGAACCTGCTAACCCTCGCCTAGGGCTGCCTGCCCTGCTCAACAGTTACCCGCTGAAGGGCCCGGGGCTGCCTCCACCCTGGGGCCCGCGGACCCAGGCTGGCCATGTGATCATCACCGTGCAGCCCTCCGGCTCCTGCATCGAACACTCCAAGTCTCTGGATCTGGGCCTTGGGGAGCTCCTGCTTGGGGCCCCCGCTACTCGGGACTGTGCTCACCGCAGCTGGCCGCGGCTGGATCACCTCAGCCTGGAGGGCTATGCCAagctgggagggggagtggaCTTGGGGGCTCGGGTTTGA